One Glycine max cultivar Williams 82 chromosome 6, Glycine_max_v4.0, whole genome shotgun sequence DNA segment encodes these proteins:
- the LOC100783203 gene encoding protein SOB FIVE-LIKE 4 isoform X2, whose translation MKRQKIKMMLKAKSAMEPPMLGGEEECHSNESGWTMYIGSPRDEDAQHCDDDDHHHHSFLEEDYDYESAAAAAQHCDVESDDSMASDASSGPSKSKEQVNKKDNKYYCSEKKVEKKNEIMAFNSKEKAPAAVHQNDSKVKVNKNYMVGTRKS comes from the exons ATGAAgcgacaaaaaattaaaatgatgttAAAAGCTAAATCAG CTATGGAGCCACCTATGTTGGGGGGTGAAGAGGAATGTCACAGCAATGAATCTGGATGGACCATGTACATAGGGTCCCCCAGAGACGAGGATGCACAACattgtgatgatgatgatcatcatcatcatagcTTCCTAGAAGaagattatgattatgaatcagcagcagcagcagcacaaCATTGtgatgttgaaagtgacgattCCATGGCTTCTGATGCATCTTCTGGCCCGAGTAAATCAAAGGAGCAAGTGAATAAGAAGGACAACAAGTATTATTGCTCAGAAAAAAAggtggaaaagaaaaatgagatcatGGCTTTCAATAGCAAAGAAAAGGCTCCTGCAGCAGTTCATCAGAACGATAGCAAAGTCAAggtgaataaaaattatatggtgGGAACAAGGAAATCATAG
- the LOC100783203 gene encoding protein SOB FIVE-LIKE 4 isoform X1, whose product MLFVSLSSTASLSLSLSLSLSASAAAIAMEPPMLGGEEECHSNESGWTMYIGSPRDEDAQHCDDDDHHHHSFLEEDYDYESAAAAAQHCDVESDDSMASDASSGPSKSKEQVNKKDNKYYCSEKKVEKKNEIMAFNSKEKAPAAVHQNDSKVKVNKNYMVGTRKS is encoded by the exons atgctttttgtttcactttcatCGAcagcttctctctctctctctctttctctctctctctctgcttcTGCTGCCGCAATAG CTATGGAGCCACCTATGTTGGGGGGTGAAGAGGAATGTCACAGCAATGAATCTGGATGGACCATGTACATAGGGTCCCCCAGAGACGAGGATGCACAACattgtgatgatgatgatcatcatcatcatagcTTCCTAGAAGaagattatgattatgaatcagcagcagcagcagcacaaCATTGtgatgttgaaagtgacgattCCATGGCTTCTGATGCATCTTCTGGCCCGAGTAAATCAAAGGAGCAAGTGAATAAGAAGGACAACAAGTATTATTGCTCAGAAAAAAAggtggaaaagaaaaatgagatcatGGCTTTCAATAGCAAAGAAAAGGCTCCTGCAGCAGTTCATCAGAACGATAGCAAAGTCAAggtgaataaaaattatatggtgGGAACAAGGAAATCATAG
- the LOC100783203 gene encoding protein SOB FIVE-LIKE 4 isoform X3 gives MEPPMLGGEEECHSNESGWTMYIGSPRDEDAQHCDDDDHHHHSFLEEDYDYESAAAAAQHCDVESDDSMASDASSGPSKSKEQVNKKDNKYYCSEKKVEKKNEIMAFNSKEKAPAAVHQNDSKVKVNKNYMVGTRKS, from the coding sequence ATGGAGCCACCTATGTTGGGGGGTGAAGAGGAATGTCACAGCAATGAATCTGGATGGACCATGTACATAGGGTCCCCCAGAGACGAGGATGCACAACattgtgatgatgatgatcatcatcatcatagcTTCCTAGAAGaagattatgattatgaatcagcagcagcagcagcacaaCATTGtgatgttgaaagtgacgattCCATGGCTTCTGATGCATCTTCTGGCCCGAGTAAATCAAAGGAGCAAGTGAATAAGAAGGACAACAAGTATTATTGCTCAGAAAAAAAggtggaaaagaaaaatgagatcatGGCTTTCAATAGCAAAGAAAAGGCTCCTGCAGCAGTTCATCAGAACGATAGCAAAGTCAAggtgaataaaaattatatggtgGGAACAAGGAAATCATAG